Proteins co-encoded in one Arachis hypogaea cultivar Tifrunner chromosome 11, arahy.Tifrunner.gnm2.J5K5, whole genome shotgun sequence genomic window:
- the LOC112721612 gene encoding uncharacterized protein, producing MIPSEFCSTKLSTNEYGASTRLHLLVKDVHNLPEGLRIVVTFDKHHAAIGEAAGLLAGVCGQLATNCVAFPISFEKWSDIPKSFFENQWNIFFLARFCFKVSDNLAKRFLLQSLGKKWREHRIKLWNDFYDPRLSKTEIINNAPEDIAPDQWALFVEYRLKPETQKLCKRNQEIRQKQIIPHTSGAKSIARRRAELTEETGKEVSRVQMWDITHKKTDGSYVNEKAKEIAVRLKCNK from the exons ATGATTCCTTCAGAATTCTGTTCGACTAAGTTATCTACCA ATGAGTACGGAGCTAGTACACGCCTTCATTTATTAGTGAAGGATGTGCATAATTTGCCAGAAGGTTTGCGCATAGTTGTCACTTTTGATAAACATCATGCAGCAATAGGAGAAGCAGCTGGACTCCTTGCAGGAGTTTGTGGGCAATTGGCCACCAATTGTGTAGCATTTCCAATCAGTTTTGAAAAGTGGTCAGACATTCCAAAAagcttttttgaaaatcaatggaATATTTTTTTCCTA GCTCGATTTTGCTTCAAAGTGAGTGATAACTTGGCCAAACGATTTTTGCTCCAATCACTTGGCAAAAAATGGAGGGAACACAGGATAAAGCTTTGGAATGATTTTTATGATCCGAGGTTGAGTAAAACCGAGATCATAAATAATGCACCAGAAGATATTGCTCCTGATCAATGGGCTTTATTTGTAGAATATCGTTTGAAGCCTGAAACTCAG AAACTTTGTAAGAGGAATCAAGAAATTCGGCAAAAACAAATAATTCCTCATACTTCAGGTGCTAAATCAATTGCAAGAAGAAGGGCTGAATTG ACGGAAGAGACGGGAAAAGAAGTTAGTAGGGTTCAAATGTGGGACATCACTCACAAGAAAACAGATGGAAGTTATGTTAATGAAAAAGCTAAAGAAATAGCGGTAAGACTAAAGTGTAATAAGTAA